ACGGTAAGATGAAGAACTGTTCTTAAAAAAATCAACGCGGTTGGTCGTATCAATTTTATTCGTCTTATATCCATAGGTGGAGATAAAAGGAAAAATCGGATAACCCGATGATGAAGGCGATATAAAATGTTCCACATCCTGACTGTTAGGAGTAAGAGAAGAAAAGTCCCATGTATAATTTGCTCCCGAAAGATCAGGATCTATTGTGCCGATAGTATTGGTAATGCTTACACGCAATGTATCGTTTACACTCGGCATATCTGATTGCGTGATGGTAATCTGCCCATGTAAGATGGCAGAAGGCAAAAGGCAGATGGAGAGAAAAAGTAAAAAATTTTTCATGGATGATAGTTTTGTTTTTGTACAATAAATCAACTGCATGATAGTTACTGATTGAGTGTGTAAATATAAGAATCCAAACCTATTCACTTACCCTTTTTTCCTATTTTTGAAATAAACATGAAAACAATGAGTAAATGTGTAAATGTGCAAATGAAGAATGTATTTATATTGGCATTCATCAGCATATCCGCACATCTGTTAATCGGCACATTTGCTTTTTCTCAGGACAAAGACCTCATTCAGTTTTCAGGAGTAATTGTAGAAAATGACAGCCTGAAGCCCGTTCCGTTCACTAAGGTGATTATCAAAAGCTCCGGCAGAGGCACTCTTGCCGACTTCTATGGATATTTTTCATTTGTTGCGCAGAAAAAAGATACCATCATCTTTTCAGGAATCGGTTATAAAAAATCTCAGTTCATTATTCCCGACACGCTATCGGGAAATAAATATTCATTGATACAGGTTTTGCATTTTGATACGATTCTTCTGAAAGAAACTATTATTTATCCGTGGCCCACGCGCGAACAGTTTAAAGAAGTTTTCCTGAACATGAAAGTTCCTGATGATGACCTTGCACGCGCCAAAAAAAACCTGGACAGGGAAGAAATGAAAGAGCAATACGAGAATATGGGAATGGATGGAAGCATGAATTACAAAGCCAGCCAGCAACAGTATCAAAGCCGTTTGTACTGGG
This Bacteroidota bacterium DNA region includes the following protein-coding sequences:
- a CDS encoding carboxypeptidase-like regulatory domain-containing protein, whose translation is MKNVFILAFISISAHLLIGTFAFSQDKDLIQFSGVIVENDSLKPVPFTKVIIKSSGRGTLADFYGYFSFVAQKKDTIIFSGIGYKKSQFIIPDTLSGNKYSLIQVLHFDTILLKETIIYPWPTREQFKEVFLNMKVPDDDLARAKKNLDREEMKEQYENMGMDGSMNYKASQQQYQSRLYWAGQYPPNNLLNPFAWAQFVKMWREGKLKIKPGNEDKEK